A single window of Candidatus Binataceae bacterium DNA harbors:
- a CDS encoding LLM class flavin-dependent oxidoreductase, whose protein sequence is MSEPHKLGLQISLGSGPIRERLALAKEAEDLGYSSLWVAEVSGPDALVSLGALALNTTKPDLATGVIPIQIRTPGAMAMSFLTINEYSQGRAIAGLGVSSPIIVERWHGASYRKPVTAMRECATIMRQLFSEGRSKLDGKVYKSDFRLGMRSTAPRPPRIFMGVLNTPMLRLAGEIADGVLMNYSPPEAVAPMVKEIYEGARTAGRDPASIDIGIYIRMCTSPDEDKAVDSFKRELASYAFVDSYNKMFARYGLGDEFVELRRLWQQGKREEAPRAISDASARKIAAFGPPKVCREFVARFRAAGVTHPVVFPIGPAATYARDYVTTMRELASV, encoded by the coding sequence ATGAGTGAACCACACAAGCTTGGACTACAGATCTCGCTTGGTTCCGGCCCGATCCGGGAGCGCCTTGCGCTTGCGAAAGAAGCTGAAGACCTTGGCTATTCTTCACTGTGGGTCGCCGAAGTTTCGGGACCCGATGCGCTGGTCAGCCTGGGTGCGCTCGCGCTTAACACCACCAAGCCTGACCTTGCCACCGGAGTCATCCCGATCCAGATACGCACTCCGGGCGCTATGGCGATGAGCTTTCTTACGATCAACGAATATTCCCAGGGCCGCGCGATCGCCGGGCTCGGAGTCTCGAGCCCGATCATCGTTGAGCGATGGCACGGCGCGTCGTATCGCAAGCCGGTCACAGCTATGCGGGAGTGCGCGACCATCATGCGCCAACTCTTCAGCGAAGGGCGATCCAAGCTTGATGGCAAGGTCTACAAAAGCGACTTCCGGCTCGGGATGCGTAGCACCGCGCCCCGCCCTCCCCGCATTTTCATGGGTGTGCTCAACACTCCGATGCTGCGGCTAGCCGGTGAGATCGCTGACGGCGTCTTGATGAACTATTCGCCGCCGGAAGCCGTCGCGCCAATGGTCAAGGAAATTTACGAGGGAGCACGCACCGCGGGGCGCGACCCTGCCTCGATAGACATCGGGATCTATATCCGGATGTGCACCAGCCCCGACGAGGACAAGGCGGTTGATTCGTTCAAGCGGGAGCTCGCGAGCTACGCATTCGTCGACAGCTACAACAAAATGTTCGCCCGCTACGGACTTGGCGACGAATTTGTGGAACTTCGCCGCCTATGGCAGCAGGGAAAGCGGGAGGAAGCCCCCCGTGCAATCAGCGACGCATCGGCACGCAAGATCGCTGCTTTCGGTCCTCCCAAAGTCTGCCGAGAATTCGTCGCGCGTTTCCGCGCGGCGGGAGTGACTCACCCGGTGGTCTTTCCGATCGGACCAGCGGCAACTTACGCGCGCGATTACGTCACCACCATGCGCGAGCTGGCTAGCGTCTAG
- a CDS encoding alpha/beta fold hydrolase, whose protein sequence is MLARDHRVVALDCRGHGQSDKPHEPAAYTATSMEDDVIALMNHAGISRTLLMGYSMGGRISMGLLVRYPERFRAVVLGGIGQVVAVSNPARRASIVEGLLAADVSSVKAEIANQFRRFAESNRNDLKALAACMGADRSTINATAFANNRVPVLLAVGSKDTVVGSTRALATTIRNSRLVEIEGRDHLNTPGDKRYKETVLEFFASAPP, encoded by the coding sequence CTGCTCGCGCGCGATCATCGCGTGGTTGCCCTCGATTGCCGCGGTCATGGTCAGAGCGACAAACCCCACGAGCCTGCGGCTTACACAGCAACGTCGATGGAAGACGATGTCATCGCCCTCATGAATCACGCAGGTATAAGTCGGACGCTGCTCATGGGCTATTCGATGGGTGGGCGAATCTCGATGGGCCTGCTGGTTCGGTATCCGGAACGGTTCCGGGCCGTCGTGCTCGGTGGAATTGGGCAGGTTGTCGCGGTTAGCAATCCCGCGCGTCGCGCTTCGATCGTCGAGGGTCTGCTGGCCGCAGACGTTTCCTCGGTCAAGGCCGAAATTGCGAACCAGTTCCGTCGCTTCGCCGAATCAAATCGCAACGACCTGAAGGCGCTGGCGGCCTGCATGGGCGCAGATCGTTCGACTATCAATGCCACAGCGTTCGCGAATAACCGCGTGCCAGTTCTACTGGCGGTCGGTAGTAAGGATACCGTCGTCGGCTCGACTCGCGCCCTTGCTACGACAATCCGAAACAGCCGACTAGTGGAAATCGAAGGTCGCGACCACCTGAACACTCCCGGGGACAAGCGCTACAAGGAAACAGTGCTGGAGTTCTTCGCAAGTGCACCCCCTTAG
- a CDS encoding nuclear transport factor 2 family protein produces MSKNPPLPPFSRDTAIQKVRLAEDGWNSRNPERVALAYTEDSRWRNRAEFVNGRQEIISFLTRKWTRELDYRLIKELWAFTENQIAVRFAYEWHDDSGNWFRSYGNENWEFEQNGLMRVRFASINDLPIHPSQRKYHWVLGRRPDDHPGLSDLGL; encoded by the coding sequence ATGTCGAAGAATCCACCATTGCCCCCATTTTCCCGTGACACTGCGATCCAGAAAGTTCGTCTCGCCGAAGATGGCTGGAATTCCCGCAATCCGGAAAGAGTAGCGCTCGCCTATACCGAGGACTCTCGCTGGAGGAACCGCGCAGAATTTGTGAACGGACGGCAGGAGATCATCTCATTCCTTACCCGTAAATGGACAAGAGAGCTTGACTACCGTCTGATCAAGGAGCTCTGGGCATTTACCGAGAACCAGATCGCCGTGCGCTTCGCTTACGAATGGCACGATGACTCTGGAAATTGGTTTCGTTCGTATGGGAATGAAAATTGGGAATTCGAGCAGAACGGCCTCATGCGGGTTCGTTTCGCGTCCATCAATGACCTGCCGATCCATCCATCACAACGCAAATATCATTGGGTTCTTGGGCGCCGCCCGGACGATCATCCGGGATTGAGTGATCTCGGCCTCTAG
- the gspN gene encoding type II secretion system protein GspN has product MQYLSLDYWRTHSLELWYGIAGFVLFLVFLFATFPYAPAIKGVLLPLGLRFDSGEQQLALPFGARLSNVSVRSFTPETAPIFQSPSVRIWPALGSLLLLHPGVSGNADSYGGSLWFNVHRLGDGAKVSFDANKLDLASFHLLRQIGAALGGELSGDGRIAIDPVSPADNSGTAHLIAKGFLIRIPGPMPATRLGEVDLKVRLDKGVLQVEELKSSEGDLAVDGHGSIRLDTEDWHQSALALQFMLTPAATARQGLAFLINLLPHPPNGVPYKLGGTIASPLLS; this is encoded by the coding sequence ATGCAATATTTGAGTCTCGACTACTGGCGCACGCATTCGCTGGAACTCTGGTATGGGATCGCGGGTTTTGTACTGTTCCTGGTCTTTCTGTTCGCAACCTTTCCATATGCGCCAGCGATCAAAGGGGTCCTGTTGCCCTTGGGCCTGCGCTTCGACAGCGGAGAACAGCAGCTCGCGCTGCCATTCGGCGCACGGCTAAGCAATGTCAGCGTCAGATCGTTTACCCCGGAAACGGCGCCTATCTTCCAGAGCCCCAGCGTACGGATCTGGCCAGCGCTCGGCTCGCTGTTGCTGCTCCATCCGGGTGTCAGCGGCAACGCCGACAGTTATGGCGGTTCACTCTGGTTCAACGTGCATCGGCTGGGAGACGGCGCGAAAGTGAGCTTCGACGCGAACAAGCTTGACTTGGCGAGTTTTCATCTCCTCCGGCAGATCGGAGCAGCCCTGGGCGGAGAACTTTCCGGCGATGGAAGAATCGCAATCGATCCGGTTTCACCCGCCGACAACAGTGGCACGGCGCACTTGATCGCGAAGGGTTTCCTAATCCGGATTCCCGGACCGATGCCAGCCACCCGACTCGGCGAAGTCGATCTGAAGGTCCGCCTCGACAAGGGAGTCTTGCAAGTGGAAGAACTGAAAAGTAGCGAGGGCGATCTGGCGGTCGACGGCCATGGCTCAATTCGTCTCGACACCGAGGATTGGCACCAAAGCGCCTTGGCGCTGCAGTTCATGCTGACGCCCGCGGCAACCGCCCGCCAAGGTCTCGCCTTTCTCATCAACTTGCTGCCGCATCCGCCCAACGGGGTTCCTTACAAGCTAGGCGGAACGATCGCTTCGCCGCTGCTGTCTTAG
- the gspM gene encoding type II secretion system protein GspM, with translation MTTLREYLAGLRQRFSAFLEPQTRRLRAQIDPYLAQARARYDKLEKRERLLVQVAAGLLALFVVYTLIYSPIADYVDGLDERIATREHDLAGVQRLVATYATVKADLNAVRHNTVPGGKDFSLFSVVEASFSKSLGHEKIASITPEADRKLPDGLVQYSVQLKLNDVSLAQIVDALYAVRTLPMPVGIGNLRIQRRMQNTHSFDVDLTCVALGRSA, from the coding sequence GTGACCACGCTGCGCGAATATCTCGCCGGGCTGCGGCAGCGGTTCTCGGCTTTTCTCGAGCCACAGACCCGCCGGTTGCGCGCGCAGATCGACCCGTACCTCGCACAGGCCCGCGCCCGCTACGACAAGCTCGAAAAGCGCGAGCGGTTGCTGGTCCAAGTCGCGGCGGGACTGCTCGCGCTGTTTGTGGTTTACACCCTGATCTATTCGCCAATCGCCGATTATGTCGATGGACTGGATGAACGGATCGCGACGCGGGAGCATGACCTGGCAGGCGTTCAGCGGCTGGTTGCCACCTACGCCACCGTCAAGGCGGATCTCAACGCCGTGCGGCACAATACCGTGCCAGGTGGAAAGGATTTCTCGCTGTTCTCGGTCGTGGAGGCGTCTTTCAGCAAGAGTCTGGGGCATGAAAAGATCGCGTCGATCACGCCCGAAGCAGATCGAAAACTGCCCGACGGACTGGTGCAATATAGTGTGCAGCTCAAGTTGAACGACGTCAGCCTTGCCCAAATTGTCGATGCGCTGTACGCGGTGCGCACTTTGCCGATGCCGGTGGGCATCGGCAACCTCCGCATTCAGCGACGTATGCAGAATACCCATTCCTTTGACGTCGATCTCACCTGCGTGGCGTTGGGCCGGAGCGCCTGA
- a CDS encoding type II secretion system protein GspL: protein MPQRILAIEVAGDRLRAATADRTWNSFQFIGVFETHRAEGEENLAPALRRLTEKTGHPDVVISAIPTDAVAKRLLELPFRDLRKLHQVVPFALEEHLPFPVDGATVTFVRVGRSGDKSLVLAASARKQEMQNHLQLLASAGLDPKTVTIAPFAVAALFARSKNGKQTTAHLVIDAEQSSTSFVLLDQKGIPRAMRTIAAGLLTPQGAARPADEMAPIVNTLRQTILAHTGELDHAHLVITGRGAMIPKLRGNLSDALALATHDFDCSALFEGARPDMIRFVTPVAMLLGEMPNHPVELLNFRQGEFAFHGRTRGDLTPFYTTGILAAGLIGFMLLHFLLGVYGKIHHLHLIDREIAKMAAPVLGEDVSSDPIGQLRSGISAMDKQLRLLGGNTSRNSALDTLMTVSQTLPARIPAQLEEFQVDPTGLRVTGLADSFGTVDQVKRALDQSGAFGSIEVTHANSSSEPNKVEFRLSADFKGAEGNP from the coding sequence ATGCCGCAGCGCATACTAGCGATAGAAGTCGCCGGGGACCGGTTGCGCGCCGCCACCGCGGATCGCACCTGGAACTCTTTTCAATTCATCGGCGTGTTTGAGACGCATCGCGCCGAAGGCGAGGAGAATCTCGCGCCCGCCCTGCGTCGCCTGACGGAAAAGACCGGTCACCCGGATGTTGTGATTTCCGCTATTCCGACCGACGCGGTCGCAAAGCGACTGCTTGAATTGCCGTTCCGGGATCTGCGCAAGCTCCATCAGGTGGTCCCCTTCGCGCTGGAGGAGCATCTGCCGTTCCCGGTCGATGGTGCCACAGTGACGTTCGTGCGGGTGGGACGATCGGGGGACAAATCGCTGGTGCTGGCCGCGTCCGCGCGCAAGCAGGAAATGCAAAACCATCTTCAGCTGCTTGCCAGCGCAGGACTCGACCCCAAAACCGTGACCATCGCGCCGTTTGCGGTTGCCGCGCTGTTTGCACGATCGAAAAACGGGAAGCAGACCACCGCCCACCTCGTGATCGACGCCGAGCAGAGTTCGACCTCGTTTGTGCTCCTCGACCAAAAAGGAATTCCGCGCGCAATGCGAACCATCGCGGCGGGTCTGCTTACCCCTCAAGGTGCCGCGCGCCCAGCGGACGAGATGGCCCCAATTGTGAACACCCTGCGCCAGACGATTCTTGCGCACACGGGTGAGCTCGATCACGCCCACCTGGTGATCACCGGGCGCGGCGCGATGATACCGAAGCTGCGCGGCAACCTCTCGGATGCGCTTGCTCTCGCTACCCACGATTTCGATTGCTCCGCACTGTTCGAAGGCGCGCGTCCCGACATGATTCGTTTCGTCACTCCAGTCGCGATGCTGCTCGGCGAAATGCCAAACCATCCGGTCGAGCTGCTTAATTTTCGTCAGGGTGAGTTCGCCTTTCACGGCAGGACGCGCGGCGACCTAACTCCCTTCTACACCACCGGCATCCTCGCCGCCGGTCTGATTGGCTTCATGCTGCTTCACTTTTTGCTGGGTGTGTATGGAAAAATTCACCACCTGCACCTAATCGACCGCGAGATCGCCAAAATGGCGGCGCCGGTTCTGGGTGAAGATGTGTCGTCCGACCCGATTGGCCAGTTGCGCTCGGGTATATCGGCGATGGACAAGCAACTTCGGCTGCTCGGCGGCAATACAAGTCGGAACTCGGCGCTCGACACGCTGATGACCGTGTCGCAAACGCTACCTGCGCGCATCCCGGCGCAGCTGGAGGAATTTCAGGTTGATCCGACCGGGCTTCGCGTTACCGGCCTGGCTGACTCGTTCGGTACCGTCGACCAGGTGAAACGCGCACTCGACCAGTCAGGCGCGTTTGGCTCGATCGAGGTGACGCACGCGAACTCCAGCAGTGAACCCAACAAGGTCGAGTTCCGACTGAGTGCCGACTTCAAAGGCGCCGAAGGCAATCCGTGA
- the gspK gene encoding type II secretion system minor pseudopilin GspK, with amino-acid sequence MVKSRKTNPRGVALLVVLLGVALMTLIVIDFGTTAALGYLSAANQANELRAYFLARSSVAVGLGLLAEDSRMDAQMQTPYDSLNDVWAAPFPPINVDGGTASISVIDETRKLNINQLVNPTNGEIDPQYAIVLERLFAILNIPPEIIPALADWIDADSFPLPQGGAEMDYYLRLVPPYAPRNGLMPTIGDLKMVRGVDDATFHRLLPFVTVVPEMQVNANTAPPEVLAALSPQLFANPDLVKAIVTARMIRPFSNLTDVGNIPGLGQYITDLSKVLTTRSNFFTINGMGTFAGARKLVHSTFRRQPNGTGLLISWQED; translated from the coding sequence ATGGTGAAATCCCGCAAAACCAACCCGCGTGGGGTTGCGCTGCTGGTGGTCCTGCTCGGCGTCGCACTCATGACGCTTATCGTTATCGACTTCGGAACCACCGCCGCGCTTGGCTACCTGTCGGCGGCGAATCAGGCCAACGAATTGCGCGCATATTTTCTGGCGCGCTCGAGTGTGGCGGTAGGGCTGGGACTGCTCGCCGAAGACTCCCGCATGGACGCGCAAATGCAGACCCCTTACGACAGTCTCAACGACGTATGGGCGGCGCCCTTTCCGCCGATCAACGTCGATGGCGGAACCGCGTCGATATCGGTAATCGACGAGACCCGCAAGCTGAACATCAATCAGCTCGTCAATCCGACCAACGGTGAGATCGATCCTCAATACGCGATCGTCCTGGAGCGGCTCTTTGCTATCCTGAACATTCCTCCGGAAATCATTCCGGCGCTGGCCGACTGGATCGACGCCGACAGCTTCCCCTTACCCCAGGGGGGCGCGGAAATGGACTACTACTTGCGACTCGTGCCACCCTATGCGCCGCGCAACGGACTCATGCCGACGATAGGAGACCTAAAGATGGTGCGCGGGGTCGATGACGCGACTTTTCATCGCCTGCTCCCCTTTGTCACGGTCGTTCCGGAAATGCAGGTCAACGCCAATACCGCCCCGCCGGAGGTGCTGGCCGCCTTGAGTCCCCAGCTCTTCGCCAACCCGGACCTGGTCAAGGCGATCGTTACGGCGCGGATGATCCGGCCTTTTTCCAACCTGACCGACGTGGGCAACATCCCGGGCCTTGGTCAGTACATCACCGATCTATCCAAGGTATTAACCACCCGCAGTAATTTCTTTACCATAAACGGAATGGGGACTTTTGCCGGGGCTCGCAAGCTGGTCCACTCGACCTTTCGGCGCCAGCCTAACGGCACGGGGCTGCTCATATCTTGGCAAGAGGACTAA
- a CDS encoding prepilin-type N-terminal cleavage/methylation domain-containing protein produces MSNRILRSERGFTLLELMLAVAILGLIVVMLAESFHAVAMSKLHAEERLYSERSGRAILWQISNEIRGAVQTPLAPSRVLVLGAARYQGGSPVNTLTVSTLDPGHRRSLDGYGAEEIVTYTAAPNPNHRGWFLLERSQYSGLGSGASQAPIIVADNMLSLKLRYFDGEQWGQVWNSENMSPGRQVPVAVSIDLSLAGPRGEPLAFSTQVTVPMAIAQW; encoded by the coding sequence ATGAGCAACCGAATTCTCCGCTCGGAGCGCGGCTTCACCCTGCTCGAACTGATGCTGGCGGTGGCAATCCTGGGGCTAATTGTCGTGATGCTCGCGGAATCGTTTCATGCCGTGGCGATGAGCAAACTTCACGCCGAGGAGCGCTTGTACTCCGAACGCAGTGGCCGTGCGATTCTTTGGCAAATAAGCAACGAGATTCGCGGTGCCGTTCAGACTCCACTTGCTCCCAGCCGGGTACTGGTGCTGGGTGCTGCCAGATATCAGGGCGGTTCCCCGGTCAATACGCTGACGGTTTCGACGCTCGATCCCGGCCATCGCCGATCGCTCGATGGCTATGGCGCTGAAGAGATCGTAACTTACACTGCGGCCCCCAACCCTAACCATCGCGGATGGTTCCTACTCGAGCGCTCGCAGTACAGCGGCCTCGGTTCCGGCGCGAGCCAGGCGCCGATCATCGTCGCCGACAACATGCTGAGCCTCAAGCTTCGCTACTTCGACGGAGAGCAATGGGGCCAGGTCTGGAATTCCGAGAACATGTCGCCCGGGCGGCAGGTGCCGGTCGCGGTGTCCATTGATCTGAGCCTCGCAGGTCCCAGGGGCGAGCCGCTGGCCTTCTCCACCCAGGTGACGGTGCCAATGGCGATCGCGCAATGGTGA
- a CDS encoding prepilin-type N-terminal cleavage/methylation domain-containing protein, which yields MICSRRPVRIVSSREAAGFTLLEVMVAMAVLGIALLALLTLHHQSLQSVIHSRDISRAGMLCQTIMSQAELEQFPQLGVTKGNFERYFPGEYQKFRWERDVLESGVFPDVRKVRVIVFYGPKFSRTFSITEYLHNPVPVTPTE from the coding sequence ATGATTTGCAGCCGTCGCCCGGTTCGGATCGTATCCTCCCGAGAGGCTGCTGGTTTCACCCTGCTGGAGGTCATGGTCGCGATGGCGGTGCTGGGAATCGCCTTGCTCGCGCTGCTTACGCTGCATCATCAGAGCCTGCAGAGCGTAATTCACAGCCGGGACATCTCGCGTGCCGGAATGCTGTGTCAGACGATCATGAGCCAGGCCGAGCTGGAGCAGTTCCCGCAACTCGGTGTGACCAAGGGAAATTTCGAACGCTATTTCCCCGGTGAGTACCAGAAATTTCGCTGGGAGCGAGACGTCCTAGAATCGGGAGTCTTCCCGGACGTACGCAAGGTGAGGGTGATTGTCTTCTATGGACCGAAGTTCTCGCGCACTTTTTCGATAACCGAATACCTTCACAACCCGGTTCCGGTTACACCAACGGAATAA
- a CDS encoding prepilin-type N-terminal cleavage/methylation domain-containing protein gives MSSARFPRRLAIGPGRSTEGRQSSAPGFTLLELAIVIFIMALMFTLAVPYTGGYRKARLKSEARRLAGRASYLFDEASAQKVFLRLVFDLDHQVYGVMRLDPYATPTPSFGPDHSSASAPVTMPASIAIRDVTVGDLGTFSAGTVATQFYPEGYVDATLIHMIDLSGHVMTLALNPVTGRVIVADGDLSMAQVLTR, from the coding sequence ATGAGTAGCGCGCGTTTCCCTCGCCGCCTGGCGATCGGACCGGGGCGGTCAACCGAGGGGCGCCAAAGTTCGGCGCCCGGCTTCACCCTGCTCGAGCTCGCAATCGTTATCTTTATCATGGCCCTGATGTTCACCCTCGCGGTGCCTTACACCGGCGGCTACCGCAAGGCGCGCCTCAAGAGCGAGGCGCGGCGTCTAGCCGGTCGCGCGTCCTATCTATTCGACGAAGCGTCCGCGCAGAAGGTCTTTTTGCGGCTGGTCTTCGACCTCGATCACCAGGTCTACGGAGTGATGCGGCTTGACCCGTACGCGACGCCCACACCCTCGTTCGGTCCCGACCATAGCAGCGCCAGCGCGCCGGTCACGATGCCCGCGTCAATCGCGATCCGCGACGTGACCGTGGGCGACCTCGGAACGTTCAGCGCGGGCACCGTGGCGACGCAGTTCTACCCGGAGGGATACGTGGACGCTACGCTCATCCACATGATCGATTTGTCGGGTCACGTGATGACGCTGGCGCTCAATCCGGTGACCGGCCGAGTGATCGTCGCTGATGGTGACCTCTCGATGGCGCAGGTGCTGACACGATGA
- the gspG gene encoding type II secretion system major pseudopilin GspG, with the protein MNRSFRGQDGFTLIEIMVVILIIGLLALMVVPRLRGVADRAKRTKAQADIQELKQALDRYYLDNGSYPTTDQGLQALVTPPTGGRPPSNYEQGGYIEKLPNDPWGNQYFYQSDGSTYALKSFGPDGVQSADDIDGSST; encoded by the coding sequence ATGAACAGAAGCTTCAGAGGCCAGGATGGTTTCACGTTGATCGAGATCATGGTGGTGATCCTGATCATCGGGTTGTTGGCACTGATGGTCGTTCCCCGCCTGCGCGGCGTCGCAGACCGCGCCAAACGCACCAAGGCTCAAGCCGACATCCAGGAGTTGAAGCAGGCACTCGACCGCTACTATCTCGACAACGGTTCTTACCCTACCACCGACCAGGGTCTGCAGGCTTTGGTCACTCCTCCTACCGGAGGGCGCCCGCCGAGCAACTACGAGCAAGGCGGGTACATTGAAAAACTTCCCAACGATCCGTGGGGCAACCAGTATTTCTATCAAAGCGATGGTAGTACCTATGCGCTCAAGTCCTTCGGTCCTGACGGCGTGCAAAGTGCCGATGATATAGACGGCAGTTCAACCTGA
- the gspF gene encoding type II secretion system inner membrane protein GspF has protein sequence MPVFAYRGLSTEGRSVSGVIDADSARTAREKLRGSGVFPTDLAEEIVGQPRLRREIPFRRRGMSGGDLALLTRQLGSLLGAGVQLVDALGALAEQSARAAVKRMLSQVRERVREGSSLAEALKVHPHIFSDLYVGMVRAGEQAAALEAVLDRLADYSERQAEFMAKVRGALTYPIIMMIVGAAIMTFLVTYVVPQVATIFEQQHAALPLATQILIAMSSFLTGYWVWIALVLLGATAGILYGLSTARGRRFYDSLTLRLPYVGQTVVRIICARFARTLATLLAAGVQLLPALEAVKAVVTNGLLREAIEKSREEIREGHGMAQTLSQSKLFPPMLIEMIRVGERSGELERMLERVADNYEREVAHSLSQVTTILEPVMTLVMAAVIVFMMVAVLLPIFQLNQIMQ, from the coding sequence ATGCCGGTTTTTGCGTACCGCGGACTATCGACCGAAGGCCGTTCGGTTTCCGGCGTGATCGACGCGGACAGCGCGCGCACCGCGCGCGAGAAATTGCGCGGCTCGGGAGTGTTTCCCACCGACCTTGCCGAAGAGATCGTCGGCCAGCCGCGGTTGAGGCGGGAAATCCCGTTTCGCCGGCGCGGAATGTCGGGTGGGGACCTGGCCCTGCTGACCCGGCAACTCGGATCTCTGCTCGGTGCGGGCGTACAACTGGTGGATGCGCTCGGGGCGTTGGCCGAACAGAGCGCGCGCGCGGCGGTCAAACGGATGCTGTCACAGGTGCGCGAGCGCGTGCGCGAAGGCTCGTCGCTCGCGGAGGCGCTCAAGGTGCATCCGCATATCTTCTCCGACCTTTACGTCGGCATGGTGCGAGCCGGCGAGCAAGCAGCGGCGCTGGAGGCGGTACTGGATCGCCTGGCCGACTACAGCGAACGGCAGGCGGAATTCATGGCCAAGGTCCGCGGCGCCCTCACCTACCCGATCATCATGATGATTGTCGGCGCTGCGATCATGACCTTCCTGGTCACCTACGTGGTTCCGCAGGTGGCGACGATCTTCGAGCAACAACACGCCGCACTTCCGCTTGCAACGCAAATCCTGATCGCGATGTCATCGTTTCTAACCGGCTATTGGGTGTGGATTGCCCTCGTCCTTTTGGGCGCTACCGCCGGGATTCTCTACGGTCTCTCCACCGCCCGCGGGCGGCGCTTCTATGACAGCCTGACTCTACGGCTGCCATACGTTGGTCAGACGGTGGTGCGAATCATCTGCGCAAGGTTCGCGCGCACTCTGGCAACCCTGCTCGCGGCGGGTGTACAGCTGCTGCCGGCGCTCGAAGCGGTAAAAGCGGTTGTCACCAATGGCCTGTTGCGCGAGGCGATAGAAAAAAGCCGGGAGGAAATTCGCGAGGGCCACGGGATGGCGCAGACCCTCTCGCAGAGCAAACTGTTTCCGCCCATGCTGATCGAGATGATCCGGGTGGGGGAACGTTCGGGCGAGCTGGAGCGAATGCTAGAACGAGTCGCAGACAATTACGAGCGCGAAGTCGCGCATTCGCTGAGCCAGGTCACCACCATTCTTGAACCCGTGATGACGCTGGTGATGGCGGCGGTTATCGTGTTCATGATGGTTGCGGTGCTCTTGCCGATTTTCCAGCTCAACCAGATCATGCAGTAG